In the Chiloscyllium plagiosum isolate BGI_BamShark_2017 unplaced genomic scaffold, ASM401019v2 scaf_39458, whole genome shotgun sequence genome, CATCACCTCCAAGATCACTGCCAGGACCATTGCCTCCGGAATCACCATCAGGACCATCGCCTGCGCGTTCACTGCCAGGAACATCGCCTCCACATTCACCACAAGGACCATTGCCTCTGCGATTACCGCCAGGACCATCGCCTCtgcaatcaccaccaggaccatCGCCTCCGCGTTCACAGCCAGGACCATTGCCACCGCATTCACTGCCAGGACCATCGCCTCCACGATCACTGCCAGGACCATCACCtccatgatcaccgccaggaccatcgCCTCCACAATCACCGCCAGGGCCATCGCCTCCacaatcaccgccaggaccattgTCTTCCACAATCACGCCAGGACTATCGCCTCcacgatcaccgccaggaccattgCCTTCACGATCATCGCCAGGACCATTGCCTTCACGATCATCGCCAGGACCATTGCCTCCGcaatcaccgccaggaccatcgCCTCCACAATCACTGCCAGGATCATCGCCTCCGCGTTCACAGCCAGGACCATTGCCACCGCATTCACTGCCAGGACCATCGCCTCCACGATCACTGCCAGGACCATCACCtccatgatcaccgccaggaccatcgCCTCCACAATCACCGCCAGGGCCATCGCCTCCacaatcaccgccaggaccattgTCTCCACAATCACCGCCAGGACTATCGCCTCcacgatcaccgccaggaccattgCCTTCACGATCATCGCCAGGACCATTGCCTTCACGATCATCGCCAGGACCATTGCCTCCGcaatcaccgccaggaccatcgcctccatgatcaccgccaggaccatcgCCTCCacaatcaccgccaggaccatcgCCTCCACGATCACTGCCAGGACCATTGCCTCCGgaatcaccgccaggaccatcgCCTCCgcgatcaccgccaggaccatcgCCTCCATGATCACCACCAGGACCATTGCCTTcacgatcaccgccaggaccattgCTTCCATGATCACCACAAGGACCATTGCCTTCACGATCACTGCCAGGACTATTGCCTCCGgaatcaccgccaggaccatcgCCTCCGCGATCCCGGCCAGGACCATTGCCTACATGATCACCACCAGGACCATTGCCTCcacgatcaccgccaggaccatcgcctccacgatcaccgccaggaccattgCCTCCATGATCACTAGCAGGACCATCGCCTCCGcaatcaccgccaggaccattgCCTCCGcaatcaccgccaggaccatcgCCTCCGCGATCACAGCCAGGACCATTGCCTTCACGATCATCGCCAGGACCATTGCCTCcacgatcaccgccaggaccatcgcctccacgatcaccgccaggaccatcgCCTCCACGATCACCGCCGGGACCATTGCCTCCGGAATCACTGCCAGGACCATTGCCTCCGCAATCACAGCCAGGACCATTGCCTCCGCAATCACTGCCAGGACCATCGCCTCCACGATCACCACCAGGACCATCGCCTCCGCAATCACTGCCAGGACCATTGCCTCCGgaatcaccgccaggaccattgCCTCCACAATCACAGCCAGGACCATCGCCTCCGCATTCACCGCCAGGACCATCGCCTCCACGATCACCACCAGGACCATCTC is a window encoding:
- the LOC122545628 gene encoding basic proline-rich protein-like produces the protein SPPQSPPGPLPPQSPPGPSPPRSQPGPLPSRSSPGPLPPRSPPGPSPPRSPPGPSPPRSPPGPLPPESLPGPLPPQSQPGPLPPQSLPGPSPPRSPPGPSPPQSLPGPLPPESPPGPLPPQSQPGPSPPHSPPGPSPPRSPPGPSPPQSQPGPSPPHSPPGPSPPRSLPGPSPPRSPPGPSPP